The following are from one region of the Flavobacteriaceae bacterium UJ101 genome:
- a CDS encoding glucose-1-phosphate thymidylyltransferase (Catalyzes the formation of dTDP-glucose, from dTTP and glucose 1-phosphate in the novobiocin biosynthesis pathway, an aminocoumarin family antibiotic that targets bacterial DNA gyrases. Belongs to the glucose-1-phosphate thymidylyltransferase family.; KEGG: eco:b3789 glucose-1-phosphate thymidylyltransferase), protein MKGIILAGGSGTRLYPLTIAISKQLIPVYDKPMVYYPLSTLMLAGIREILIISTPHDIEGFKRLLGDGSQIGCKFEYKVQEVPNGLAQAFILGEEFIGDDSVALVLGDNIFYGSRMHELLTNVAKSEDPTIFAYRVSDPERYGVVGFEKVGDKFNVTSLEEKPENPKSNFAVPGLYFYDNSVVEIAKNIEPSARGEYEITDVNKEYLKQGKLKVAFLDRGTAWLDTGTIDSLHDAAEFVKVLEKRQGFKISCIEEIAFRKAYINKEQLLQSAKKYGKSGYGSYLKSLIAQ, encoded by the coding sequence ATGAAAGGAATTATTTTAGCAGGAGGGTCAGGAACTCGACTTTATCCTTTAACAATAGCAATTAGTAAACAATTAATACCAGTATATGATAAACCGATGGTTTATTATCCACTTTCTACATTAATGTTAGCAGGAATACGTGAAATCCTAATTATTTCTACACCTCACGATATAGAGGGGTTTAAAAGATTATTAGGTGACGGTAGTCAAATAGGATGTAAGTTTGAATATAAAGTTCAGGAAGTGCCTAATGGTCTAGCTCAAGCCTTTATCTTAGGTGAAGAGTTTATTGGAGATGATTCTGTTGCATTAGTATTAGGTGATAATATTTTTTATGGATCTAGAATGCATGAATTATTGACTAATGTTGCAAAATCTGAAGATCCCACTATTTTTGCTTATCGAGTTTCAGATCCTGAGCGTTATGGAGTAGTTGGTTTTGAAAAAGTTGGAGATAAATTTAACGTAACTTCTCTTGAGGAAAAACCTGAAAATCCTAAATCAAATTTTGCAGTACCAGGTCTCTATTTTTATGATAATTCCGTTGTGGAAATAGCAAAAAATATAGAACCAAGTGCAAGAGGAGAATATGAAATTACGGATGTGAATAAAGAATATTTAAAGCAAGGGAAATTGAAAGTTGCTTTTTTAGATCGTGGGACAGCCTGGTTAGATACAGGAACAATAGATTCATTGCATGATGCAGCTGAATTTGTGAAAGTTTTAGAGAAAAGACAAGGGTTTAAAATATCATGTATAGAAGAAATAGCTTTTAGGAAAGCTTATATAAATAAGGAACAATTGCTTCAATCTGCTAAAAAATATGGAAAAAGCGGATATGGAAGTTATTTGAAAAGTTTAATAGCTCAATAA
- a CDS encoding D-xylose 1-dehydrogenase (NADP(+)) (NADP-dependent D-xylose dehydrogenase involved in the degradation of D-xylose, a major component of hemicelluloses such as xylan. Even if it shows D-xylose dehydrogenase activity, it is not essential for D-xylose degradation; Belongs to the Gfo/Idh/MocA family.) produces the protein MNWGIISCANIAINNIIPALKRIYKDKRSITLSSRDINKAKELAIKFNCDYAASYEALLEDDSIDAVYIPLPNALHFEWVKKSLLKGKHVLVEKPTTMNFEQSKLLVELAKSRNLALVENFQFQFHSQHEYVKELIKSEEIGEIRSFRSSFGFPPFSESDNIRYKRNLGGGALLDAGAYVLKATTFIMGNGFQVESSFLKYHDEYKVDWFGGAFLVNKEKDIFSEVAFGFDNFYQCNYEIWGSKGKITSTRAFTAKHDYIPSIILEKQGFLKEIKLQKDDHFVNMLNYFINLCRVGNFDIEWNKILEQARLIDQVNQYNT, from the coding sequence ATGAATTGGGGAATTATTAGTTGTGCCAATATTGCGATCAATAATATAATACCAGCTCTTAAAAGAATTTATAAAGATAAGAGATCAATTACTTTGAGTAGTAGAGATATAAATAAAGCAAAAGAGTTGGCTATTAAATTTAACTGTGATTATGCAGCCTCTTATGAAGCATTATTAGAAGATGATAGTATTGATGCTGTTTATATCCCCCTTCCAAATGCTTTACATTTTGAATGGGTGAAAAAGTCCTTATTAAAAGGGAAACATGTATTAGTTGAAAAACCAACAACAATGAATTTTGAACAATCTAAATTACTTGTAGAATTAGCAAAGTCAAGAAATTTAGCATTGGTTGAAAATTTTCAATTTCAGTTTCATTCTCAACATGAATATGTCAAAGAATTAATTAAAAGTGAAGAGATTGGAGAGATAAGATCTTTTAGAAGTTCTTTTGGTTTTCCCCCTTTTTCTGAATCAGATAATATACGTTATAAAAGAAATTTGGGAGGAGGTGCATTGTTAGATGCTGGAGCTTATGTTTTGAAAGCTACTACTTTCATAATGGGAAATGGCTTTCAAGTTGAGTCTTCTTTTTTGAAATATCATGATGAATATAAAGTTGATTGGTTTGGGGGTGCTTTTCTTGTAAATAAGGAAAAGGATATTTTTTCAGAAGTAGCATTTGGGTTTGATAATTTTTATCAATGTAATTATGAAATTTGGGGAAGTAAGGGAAAGATAACATCTACAAGAGCATTTACAGCAAAGCATGACTATATTCCTTCAATAATTTTAGAGAAACAAGGATTTTTAAAGGAAATTAAACTCCAAAAAGATGATCATTTTGTTAATATGTTAAATTATTTTATTAATTTATGTAGAGTTGGGAATTTTGATATTGAATGGAATAAAATTTTAGAACAAGCAAGATTAATTGATCAAGTTAATCAATATAATACATGA